In a single window of the Drosophila albomicans strain 15112-1751.03 chromosome 3, ASM965048v2, whole genome shotgun sequence genome:
- the LOC117566798 gene encoding nucleolar transcription factor 1-like, with translation MRFYIVIVLIGLVAVAAAQGQQEEQDNIELSQGDQQDQQDQQDQQDQQDQQDQQDQDDQKDQESGSQGDPEGGSSNFESSGDNESSDNADVADNAEENTDDSV, from the coding sequence atgcgtTTCTACATCGTGATTGTATTGATTGGATtggttgctgtggctgctgctcagGGACAGCAGGAAGAGCAGGATAACATTGAACTATCTCAAGGCGATCAGCAAGACCAGCAAGATCAACAAGATCAACAAGATCAACAAGATCAGCAAGATCAACAAGATCAAGATGATCAGAAAGATCAGGAAAGTGGCTCCCAAGGCGATCCAGAGGGTGGCTCATCTAACTTCGAAAGCTCTGGAGACAACGAATCAAGCGATAACGCCGATGTTGCTGATAATGCTGAAGAGAATACTGATGATTCCGTTTAA
- the LOC117566796 gene encoding band 7 protein AGAP004871 encodes MENRSDTKAKELPEGYKEIDHIKLSPTNKSRETDDDDSESSDSGRLTNIHRNVKTTENQPRGIWETIFIAISYILVIVFFPISVFMCLVVLQEYQRAVVLRLGRLRPGGPKGPGLIFIVPCVDQYQKVDLRTTSLDVPPQDILTKDSVTVSVDAVVYYRISNPLDVALQVIDPAYCCQLLAMTTLRNVTGLYMLIELVSAKKTLSRQIKNMLDSTGATDPWGIRIERVEITDILMPESLQRAMAVEQEARREAMAKVAAANGERDAVKALKEAADIMESNPIALQLRYLQTLNTICNDQTEAIVFPLPIDILQKLMK; translated from the exons ATGGAGAACAGAAGCGATACTAAAGCAAAGGAACTGCCAGAGGGATATAAGGAAATCGACCATATCAAATTATCTCCGACTAATAAAAGTCGCGAGACCGACGACGATGATTCGGAAAGTTCCGATTCGGGACGTTTGACTAACATACATCGAAATGTTAAAACAA CTGAGAATCAGCCTCGTGGCATTTGGGAAACCATTTTCATAGCAATATCTTATATCTTGGTGATCGTGTTTTTCCCAATATCGGTTTTCATGTGTCTCGTCGTACTGCAGGAGTATCAACGTGCTGTGGTTTTAAGATTGGGTCGTCTGCGTCCGGGCGGACCCAAAGGTCCAGGTTTGATATTCATTGTACCCTGTGTGGATCAATACCAAAAGGTGGATTTGCGAACGACATCGTTGGATGTGCCACCGCAGGATATACTGACAAAGGACTCGGTGACCGTCAGTGTTGACGCCGTGGTCTACTATAGAATCAGTAATCCGCTAGACGTGGCACTCCAGGTGATTGATCCCGCATATTGCTGCCAGTTGCTGGCCATGACAACATTGCGCAATGTCACCGGTCTGTATATGCTCATTGAACTGGTTTCCGCTAAGAAAACACTATCCAGGCAAATCAAAAACATGCTCGATTCCACTGGGGCAACAGATCCCTGGGGCATACGCATTGAGCGAGTTGAAAT CACCGATATTCTTATGCCCGAGTCCCTGCAACGTGCCATGGCCGTGGAGCAGGAGGCAAGACGAGAGGCCATGGCCaaggttgctgctgcaaatggCGAGCGGGATGCTGTGAAGGCTCTGAAGGAAGCAGCTGACATTATGGAATCGAATCCAATAGCATTACAA CTGCGTTACCTGCAAACCTTGAACACTATTTGCAATGACCAAACCGAAGCTATCGTCTTTCCACTGCCGATCGACATATTGcaaaaactaatgaaataa
- the LOC117568496 gene encoding protein unzipped produces MSRTKNQTKRSTIRRMTSRSNTAIVGCLLTLLHLITPMQGLTHSVFTFTNASTSFGQLVTSSTLVWETYEDPKQLQFAVEGGKFITEDEHYPIYVCRVVIDGVPTSGHTEKVQQKHVCVAALAKRSVNQHFDVLMNKGHLGKIAWKPWRKFNVGIPVGAIRVGDDTYVARHRAQHDTSDGAQHGADYYLGRLEQVGLGKIKVVENGMEKYYDDGELLIETEPFRYELRDIKLDGGRITMRENSTELATGKLENRGDTYDTVEMVMSYSFDYMQYWGAHDGVAKGLPTKIFEKNVDTPAEINWALKHGEKRRENKAVYSKLWPGTAINVTLRGNYVTLDSPYSAKLSAFYYDSESVSRLINAEVRKSYLKDVKMEFSPVYWIENGTVVPTTTTTSTTSTTTHATTTINNEPTPINEPPQVRIEHMGVKHSGPDSLEKTLNDANNEVNSNDAPENMSSKDAALAGIGVSGQSGATTITTATGALFTYLIVTLINL; encoded by the exons ATGAGCagaaccaaaaaccaaacgaaacgaagtaCAATCAGGAGAATGACCTCCCGCTCCAATACTGCAATTGTTGGATGCCTTCTGacattattgcatttaatcaCACCCATGCAGGGTCTCACGCATTCGGTGTTCACGTTCACGAATGCTTCGACATCCTTTGGGCAACTTGTCACCTCCAGCACCTTGGTGTGGGAGACCTATGAGGATCCCAAGCAGCTGCAATTTGCCGTCGAGGGTGGCAAATTCATAACGGAGGATGAGCATTATCCCATTTACGTTTGCCGTGTGGTCATCGATGGCGTGCCCACATCTGGTCACACCGAGAAAGTACAACAgaagcatgtgtgtgtggcagctcTCGCCAAGCGCAGTGTCAACCAACATTTCGATGTGCTGATGAATAAAGGACATCTCGGCAAGATCGCTTGGAAGCCGTGGCGAAAGTTCAATGTGGGCATTCCTGTGGGTGCCATTCGCGTGGGTGACGACACCTATGTTGCACGCCACCGGGCACAGCATGACACCAGCGATGGAGCACAACACGGGGCTGATTACTATCTGGGCCGCTTGGAGCAGGTGGGTCTTGGCAAAATCAAGGTTGTGGAGAACGGAATGGAGAAGTACTACGATGATGGTGAACTTCTCATTGAAACGGAACCCTTCCGCTACGAGCTGCGTGACATCAAGTTAGATGGCGGTCGTATCACTATGCGCGAAAATTCCACCGAATTGG CTACTGGCAAACTAGAAAATCGCGGTGACACCTACGACACCGTGGAGATGGTGATGAGCTACAGCTTTGACTACATGCAGTACTGGGGAGCCCATGACGGTGTCGCCAAGGGCTTGCCTACCAAGATCTTTGAAAAGAATGTTGACACTCCAGCGGAGATCAACTGGGCCCTGAAGCATGGCGAGAAACGGCGGGAAAATAAAGCCGTCTACTCCAAACTCTGGCCGGGAACAGCCATTAATGTGACCCTGCGTGGCAACTACGTGACTCTAGATTCGCCCTATTCTGCCAAACTCTCTGCCTTCTACTATGACAGCGAGAGCGTCTCACGTTTGATCAACGCAGAG GTGCGTAAGAGCTACTTGAAGGATGTGAAGATGGAGTTCAGTCCAGTGTACTGGATTGAAAATGGTACCGTGGTGCCGACAACAACCACTACATCGACAACGTCAACGACGACACATGCAACTACAACCATCAACAACGAACCTACGCCCATCAATGAGCCACCGCAAGTCCGTATTGAGCACATGGGCGTGAAGCATTCCGGACCGGACTCGCTGGAAAAAACGTTAAATGATGCCAACAACGAAGTCAACTCAAATGATGCGCCCGAAAACATGTCCTCAAAGGATGCAGCGCTGGCCGGCATTGGTGTGAGCGGTCAATCGGGAGCTACAACAATCACTACAGCAACAGGAGCTCTATTCACGTATCTAATTGTGACGCTAATAAATCTGTAG